AACAGAAAATAGAGCGTGAGCGACCATAGCGGCGGCTGTCCGGCCGTAACCACGGCGATTCCTAAAACAATAACCGACAAGGTAATAATGCCTTGTAGCGCCCGGAACGATAGCGCGCGCATCCCGAAATGCAGCACTAGCCGGGCGTTCACTGTCGAGGCCCCGCCTAGTGAGAGAGCAATTATTGCAAAGTAAAGCGGAAAAAGCCGGCCCAGTCCGTATTGTTCCTGAAAAACTTGTTGGGTGGAGTTGAGATAGCCAATGAATGCGCCAGATACCAGCCCTGCGGTTATCGTATACCCAAATGCTGTACGGTGAGTGACAATCTCGCGGATGGTTCGTCCGATACGTATCAGGGAGAATGGAATACGCTGATCGGGAGGTAAAGTTTCCGGCTGTCGCCGGGCAAACCAGATGCCAATAACCAGCACCAGCATCAGATAAGTGCCAAAGATCATCCGCCAGTGGGCTATCAGCAGCACGGCCTGACCAAAGGTCGGAGCCACCACCGGAACCAAAATCAACACCGCCATCACAAACGACATCACCCGAGCCATCGCCCGACCACTATACAGGTCGCGAACCAAAGCTACGACTACAGCGCGCGGTGCTGCAATCCCCAAGCCCTGCAATACCCGCCCCACCAACATAACCTGAAAACTGATGGTCAGCATCGACACCAAACATCCGGCCACAAATAAGCCAAATCCGATATAAATGGTCGGCTTGCGTCCAATGCTGTCAGACAATGGGCCGTAAAACATCTGGCCAACAGCCATTCCCAGGAAAAATAGTGAAATCACCAGTTGACTATCGTTAGCGCGTTGCAATCCCAAATCCACCCCTATTTCCGACAACGCCGGCAGCATAGCGTCAATGGACATCGCGGTCAGCGAGGTCATCATTGCCATAAGTGTTACAAATTCAACAAAACCTATCGTTTTTTTCGGTTGGTGCATAAATTCAATGCCAATCTAAGCTGGTAGCCAGTTCATAACGTACAATAGCGCGGATAATAGCAGGCCTCTGTCTGGAAGTCTAATTTTAGCCCCCCCCGTTATTATTATATTAAGTTTGATAATCTTGGCTATTATTTTCGGCAGCCACAAGCAGGTCTCCTGAAGGCAATTGAACTGCCTGGGATTTTACCGGCTTGAATCTGTTGTGTCAACACTTTTTGAGGCAGGCCATAGTGTTGGGCGGCCTGGTCAAGGGGGAGGTAGGTGGGAATATGGGATGGTGAGGGCATAAGAAGCCTCCTGGTTAAACAAAAAACCCTGCCGAAATTCGGCAGAGCCTAAACTTTTATCAACAAACAGCCGCACATATAGGAGGCATCCGAAACTCTAAAATTCATCTGCCGGGAGTAAATCAATTTCCCCCTCATTTTTGGATGAGGGGTTTGATCCATTGCTCCGACAGATAAACAAAAGTGGGCGGTACAAGACTCGAACTTGTGACCTCCTCGGTGTAAGCGAGGCGCTCTAGCCAACTGAGCTAACCACCCGTACATATCAAATTATATAGAAGCAAAAGAGTTTGGTCAAATGGTTGATTCCAGATTAATCCCCTCTGTCCCCTGCTTACTCAGGCCATTTTTGCCCACCGTTGTCCCTTACAGTACAATGCTACCCCACTATGAAACGCAATATCCAATCTACCGGCAAAAGAATTCTCATCGGCTGCGTCGTCATCTTGCTCCTGTTCGGCAGCGTCTGGTTGACCCGCCACCGGCTGCAAATGGCCCTGTTCAACCTCACCGGCGAAGAGTCGCTCCTGCCCCAAATCTCGGGGACCGTCCAGTACCTTCTGACCCGCCTGCAACCGCCCCTCCAAACGGCCGATCACCTACCGGCGCAGCACGCCCAGGTTAACCCCTACGGCGTCAATACCTTTTTGCAAAACGAGGTGGAACCGGCCAAACGAGAACAAGCCATGCGCCTGATCGCCCGGGCCGGTTTCAAATGGATCCGGCAAGAATTTACCTGGGAAGATATTGAAATCCACGGCAAAGGCGACTTTGAAGACCGCCGCCACCAGCCCTACCAATCGGCCTGGGAAAAATACGATCACATTGTTGACCTGGCCGAAAAATATGATCTCAACATTATGGCCCGCCTCAGCAATCCCCCGGCCTGGACGCGGGCCATGACCGATACGGTGGGCGCATTTGCGCCCCCGGACAATTTGCGCGATTACGGCGACTTTGTGGAAACGGTGGTCACCCGCTATAAAGGCCGGATACCGGCCTACCAGATTTGGAATGAGCCTAACATTTATCCCGAGTGGGGCGAGTATCCCATTAATGCCAAAGAATACACCGCCTTGCTCAAAGAAGGCTATACCCGCGTTAAAGCGGTTGACCCCAACGCGATTGTGGTAATGGGCGCGCTGGCCGCCACTATTGAACTTGATCGGGTCCGCCGTTACAATTCCGACGGCTGGCCCATCAGCCCGGGCGGACTCAGCGACGTGCTCTTTCTCCAGCAGTTGTACGATGCCGGGGCTGCCCCTTATTTTGACGTGCTGGCCATGCAGGGTTACGGCCTGTGGAGCGGCCCCACCGACCGGCGAATGCAGCCTCGCGTGCTCAACTTCTCCCGGCCCCTGTACATCCGCGACGTAATGGCGCGCAACGGCGACGCCCACAAATCCATCTGGCTCAGCGAGTTGGGCTGGAATGCCGTGCCGCCGGAAAGCGGCATCCCGCCCGTGTACGGCCAGGTCACGCTGGAGCAACAAGGCCGTTATGCGGCCCTGGCTTACCAGCGGATGCAGAAGGAGTGGCCCTGGGCCGGGGTCGGCTTTTATTGGTTTTTCAAACAGGCCGACGAGCGGGAGAAAGAGAGCAACCCCCAATATTATTTCCGCATGGTCGAGCCGGATTTCACGCCGCTGCCGGTTTACGAGTCAATCAAACAACAAACCGGCCAACGGCCCCTAATGTACCGGGGCTGGCAGCAAAGCGACCACTGGGCGGTTACCTACCGGGGAAATTGGCAGCCCGTTTCTCACCGGCAGGCCGTTTTTGGCAATGCCCTGGCCGGCCAAACCGGCGACACCGCTACCTTCACCTTTGTGGGAAATCGCCTGGATATAGTGACCATTGGCCGCGGCCTGTTGCAAGCGCGGGTGGACAGCCAACCGCCGGTAAAGATCAACCTGAACCAAAAAGCCACCCCAACCAAAACAAATATCGTCAACGCCCTGTCCCGGCAACCGCGCCAAATTCGTTTAGAAGTTATTGAAGGGCCGGTATTAATTGATGGATACATAGTGAACGCCTACCCGGATTTGGCCCTTACCGGCGGTGGAATTGCAGGCGTGATCATTCTGGCGGTCAGTATATGGGTTATCGGGAAACGTTACGCAACCACCTAATGCGCGGGGAACGGCAAAGAACGCGCCTGGCCCGCTCTTTCACCTTACCCCTTATTTTGCTGCTGGCCGCCCTCCTTCGTTTTTATCAACTTGCCGGCCAATCCCTGTGGGCCGACGAGGGCAACAGCGTGGCCCTGGCCCGGCGCGGCTTTGCCGAAATTGTCCGGCGCACGGCCTTTGACATTCACCCCCCCTTTTACTACTGGCTGCTCAAAATTTGGACCGCCCTCTTTGGCTCCGGCGAAGTCGCGCTCAGGTCGCTATCGGCGGTGTTAGGCATAGGCGCGGTCTATTTAACCTGGCGGTTGGGTTGCCGGCTGATTAATGAACGGGCAGGCTTGATAGCCGCTTTTTTGGTCGCCATATCGCCGTTATCGGTGTACTACTCGCAAGAAACGCGAATGTACATGCTGCTAACATTTCTGGGCTGCCTCACCGTGCTGCTGGGCTTGCGCCTTGTTGACCCCCCCCGCCCAAACCGGCTGATGCTGGCCTATATTTTTACGGCCACAGCCGGGCTTTACACGCACTATGCTTATCCCGTTATTTTAATAGCCCTTAACCTGGCCGTGCTTTTTTACCTCATTCACCCTTCGCCGTTCGCTCTTCGCCGCTCGCAATTACCGGCCTGGCTTGGCCTGCAACTCATCCCCTTACTATTCTATCTTCCCTGGCTGCCCACTGCCTGGCGACAACTGACCACCTGGCCGGCGGCTCACATAGCTATTTCTCTACGCGAAGTTCTTGAAACAATTTCCACCACCCTGCTTTTGGGCCTTTCCTGGCCGGCGGCGCAGGGACTGCTACTGACCCTTATTCTGGGTTTGGTCCTGCTAATTATCCCCTGGCCGGTGCGGCATGGAGCGCGGGTCACGTCTCGGCTTCCTTATCATTCTTTGTTGCTTCTCTACCTCTGGTTTTTATTGCCCATAAGCTTAACCGTTATCATCTTCAGCCCGGCTTTTCTTAAGTTTTTGCTGGTTGCCTCGCCTCCTTTAGCCTTACTGCTGGCTTTGTTGATTGAGCGGACGGTCTCACCCCCCCGGCCCCAAGCTTTTTCCGGCGACAATACGACTGCCCCGCGCCCCGCGTTCCCGGCCCGTTACCTTATTGGCGGCGCATTCCTGCTTGCCATAAGCGCCGCCTCGGCCGTCTCCCTTTATCATTACTACACCCATCCCGCCTATGCCCGCGACAACTACCGGGGCCTGGTCAATTTTGTCAAAGCCGTTGGCGGCCCGGACGACGCGGTGATTTTGCACGCCGAGGGCCAGCAGGATGTCTTTAACTACTATTTTGAGCGCGACCCCCAGCCGCTGATGCCGGTTTACCCGCTGCCCCGCCAACGCCCGCCGGATAAAACCGCCACCGTGAATGAGCTCCAAACCATCGCCAACAACAGCCAAAACATCTACGCCGTGTATTGGGCCACCCGCCAGGCCGATCCCACCGGCTTGATTGAAAATTGGCTTAACACAAACCTCTACAAAGCCACCGACCAATGGTACGGCAACGTGCGACTGGTCAGCTACGCCAGCCCCCAACAAAGTCTCAAAGACAATTTAATTCCGATTGATTACCGTTTGGGCGAGCACATCCGGCTTACCGGCTATGCCCTCTCGTCTACCCAACCGGCGCCGGGCGAAATTTTACAACTGGCCCTGGCCTGGGAAACTGAAACCGCGTTAGCCGAACCCTACACCGTATTTGGGCAGGTTCTGGACCCGGCCAATCATCTGGTTGGGCAGCGAGACGCGCCGCCTCTCATACCCACTTCAGAGTGGCCCGTTGGAGAATCTGTGCCCGACGCGCATGGCCTTTTCATCGAGCCGGGCACGCCGCCGGGCCGGCATCGTTTGATTGTGGGGTTATACCATAGTGAAACCGGCCGGCGCTTGCCGGTTATGGCCGGAGGTGGCACAGGTGGGGAACAAGCCCCGGATTTTATTGAATTGGCAGAGGTGGAAATTATCCGCCGAGACACGTTGCTGCCGCCGGAAGCATTCAACATGCAAACGCCGCTCAATATTTCGCTGGGCCAGGTGACGCTACTGGGGTACGATCTGTACAAACTGGGGCATCGCTCCACGCCAAAAACGCCCCTCCATCCGGGCGACCCAGCGCATTTGGTAGTCTATTGGCTGGCTCATCAGCCCAGGCCGGCCTTAAAAGACAGCCTGACCATCCAGGTGGTTAACAATGGCGGAGAGCCTACACCGCTCTCTTTCACCTATCCGCCAGCGGGAGTTGATTATCCTAACCAAAAATGGACAGAGGGGGAAATCATTCGGGCCCAATACGACTTCTTTTTGCGGGATTTAGCGCCGGGGATCTATCGTTTGCGCCTCACTCTAGATACCACGGCAGCAACCTCGCCGCCCGTCGCCGTTACCCAACCATTCCGCGTGGAGTAGCACTTAATCCACAGTATTACCAATTCTTCCGCCAGCTAGCCACAATGATTGACTTGTCCATGGTCACTTCAACGGGGATGGCTTCTGATAACACTGCGGTTACTGTTTTGCGGTCTTCGGTTTCAACAATACTCAACACCCAGATACAAGGCACCGGTTTAGTATCAACCGTAATATCATAAAAACCGGGCGGCCAATCGTAGCTTTCGTTGTAGCCGCCCCAGCCTACCGGACCGGAAGGATAGGAAATAGTGGCATAATCGCCGCAGGTGGCCCGCACAAAAACGCCATCCACGGGATTGCCATTAACATCGGTGATATTGCCATAAAAACGGGTCAAGCCCTGGTTGCCGTCGTCCCACCAGCCGGTGGGTTCAAACTGGTACTGTGGCTTGGGCGAAGGATTACTGGCGGCGGGTTGGGCCTCCGCCGTTGTCGGTTGAGGCGGCGGCGGCGTTTCTACCACCGGCACGCCCCCGGTATTGCTGGCGCTCACCACTGCGTCGGATACCCAACCAATAATGCCGGTAGTGATCTCTATTTGCCACCATGATGCATCGGCGTTGCGGCCCACAATGGACACGGCGGTGCCGGCATTGAGCGTGCCAATCACGCCATAATTGACCCCCGGCCCGGAACGAATATTCACTGCGCCGGGCGCCACCAAGCTGGGCTGGTTGCTTGAGGGAACAGAGGCCGTTGAGTCGGAACTATTTTCTCCGGGGGCAGCCCCATCTTCGACAGCCGGAGCAGACAAAACCCGGGTGGCAGTGGGGGTGGGGATGGGCGTGGGCGGGGTCAGCGTGGGCACAACAATAAAGGGCTGGGCCGGAGCCGGGGTAAAAGTGGGAATAGGCGTGCGGGTGGCATAATTTAAATTAAAGTCGGATTCTAGCAACCGGCTAAAAAGCGTGGCAAAAATCAAATAATTGATCAAAATTAAAACAATGGCTAAACTCCACTGCCGGGCATTCATGAGCCGTCAACCTCCAATATGCTAACGCCCTTTAACACAGTATTATTATACCACATAAGTGGGTTTTAACACAACATTACGTAAAGTTACCTGGCTTAACCTGTTTGACTTTAACCGGGTAGTCCTTTATTATTATGAACTGATACGAGAGTGTCTAAAAAACAATTGAATCTTATGTTTACTAATTCTAAAATTATTACATTTGTGGTATAATGAAAGCGGCTTTAACAATCAAACCGTAACCGCTAAAGTATCATGGCAACCATCATCACCGTAGCCAACCAAAAAGGCGGCGTGGGCAAAACAACCACGGTAGCCAACCTGGGGGCGGCCCTGGCTGAAAAAAAGCAGCGGGTGTTGCTGATTGACCTGGACCCGCAATCGGCCTTGACCACCATCGTCGGCCTGAATAGCGACGAATTGAACGAAACCATTTACAACGTCCTGGTCGAACACAAAGCCATCCAGGATATTATCTTTGATATTGCGCCCAATCTGGACATTGTCCCGGCCAATATTGATCTGGCCGCTGCGGAAATGGAACTCATTTCCGCCTTTGGCCGGGAATTTATTCTCAAAGAAAAACTGGAAGGGCTGCGCCCTCAGTATGATTATATACTGATCGACTCTCCCCCCAGCCTGGGCTTGCTCACCCTGAATGCCCTGACCGCCGGTGATGAAGTGATTATCCCCCTCCAAGCCGAATATCTGGCCATGCGGGGCATGCGTTTTTTACTGGAAATGATTGACCGCGTTCAAGAAAAAGCCAACCCTAACTTGAAAATTAGAGGCATCCTGGGGACCATGTATAAAAGCCGGACCATTCACTCCGAAGAAGTGATGCAGGAAATCAAATCCATCTTTGGAGATAAGGTATTTCCGGTGGTAATAAAAAGTAGTATCAGATTTGCTGAAGCGCCGGTGGCTCAATTACCCATTATTGAATACGAGCCGGACCATGAAGGGGCGCAAGCATATAGAAAACTTGCGGAGGTAATCGTCAATGGCGAGAAAGCGGGCTAGTTTAAAAGATAAAGGCCCCGAAACCTTGGGGCTAACCCAGAAAAAAGGAAAAGGCATTGATGTTCTCTTTGGCGGACCGCCGGAGCAACCGGCAGAGACCAAGAGTCCATCACCGGCCGCTGTAAAAGCGCAGCCCCAGGCAGCGCCTCCGGCCAGCCCTCCTAAACCTGAACCGGCAATGATTGAGGACGAGAACGATTTGAGCGACCTGGCGGCAGAAATCTCGGTCCAACCACCGCCAGCCCCAACCATACTTCCTACCGGACCAGAGTCGCTGCCGGTCAATGAAGCCGATGACGAGGCTGAGGTCACCTCGTCTGAAGACGTGGTTGACGAGTTAGGGCTGCCGGTGGCTATGGAAGCGCCGCCGCCGGATTTGGAATTAGCCACCCCCCTGGCTGAACCTATGCCTGAACCGGCGAAAGTGGCGCCCCCACCCTCTACTCCCGAAACACCGCCCGCGGTGGAAGTTCCGCCATCACTGCCCCCCCTCAACCTGCCCGTGGCCCAACCCGCGCCAGCGCCAGCCCCAACAACTCCTCCAGCAGCCATAGCTGAAACAGACGACTTATCGGGCCTGGCCGCCGAAGATGATCTATCCGGTCTGGCTGAAGCAGAAGCGGCTCCGGCCCCGCCCACTGTTCCACCGGCCAACCTGCCGCCCGGGCCGCCTCCGTTGACGGCTGACCCGACCAAAGTTAGACCCCCGCAGCCAGTGACTCCGGCAAGTTCTGGCGCATATATGCCTCGTCCTTCCCCCTCGCCTGCGCCCTACCGGCCACCAACGCCGCCCACCACCTATACCGCCCGCCCCTCCGCCCTGGGCACCCCCCCCAGCACCGCTACCGGGGCGCCAAGCCTGTCTATGCCCCGGGCCAAGATTGAATCATTTGGCGGGATTGTGGGTGAAGCAAGAGAAGTAAAAAAACAAGACATCCAACCGGAAGACACCAAGGTAACCCCCAGCGACAACATTATTGACGTCCAGGAACGCTCTCAATTTGAAAAAGACGAGGAGATAAGCCGCAGGGTTACCCGCTACATTGGCCAGGACCGCCGCGAAAAATTAGATCAAGACATTATGCAATTGTACAATGAAGTGGCGGCTGAATTAAGCGTAAACAAAGAGGATGCTGAATTTGCCCTAAAAATTCTGAGCCAGGCCCAGGATATAATTCTTGAAGACCCGCGTCAATACGACGAGGCCCTCTACCGGGTGGCTATTGTGAGAACAATGATTGCCCGCAAACGAAACCTGCGGCGCTGGTCTTACACCTGGGGTTCTTTTGTTTTCTTTTATGCCGTGGTCTGGCTGGTGGCCTTTATTGCCGGTTTTTTGCTTGACGCGCAATTACAAAATTTTATTACCGAGACCAATGCTCAAGTTGATGCCGTTAGGGCGGCCTGGTTTTCGGCTCTGGCCGGGGGCATTGGCGGCGTGATTGGCATTTTATACAGCCTCTATTGGCACGTGGCCATGAAACAAGATTTTGACCGCCAATACGTGATGTACTATTTGGTTCAACCGGTGATGGG
This portion of the Anaerolineae bacterium genome encodes:
- a CDS encoding multidrug effflux MFS transporter, with amino-acid sequence MHQPKKTIGFVEFVTLMAMMTSLTAMSIDAMLPALSEIGVDLGLQRANDSQLVISLFFLGMAVGQMFYGPLSDSIGRKPTIYIGFGLFVAGCLVSMLTISFQVMLVGRVLQGLGIAAPRAVVVALVRDLYSGRAMARVMSFVMAVLILVPVVAPTFGQAVLLIAHWRMIFGTYLMLVLVIGIWFARRQPETLPPDQRIPFSLIRIGRTIREIVTHRTAFGYTITAGLVSGAFIGYLNSTQQVFQEQYGLGRLFPLYFAIIALSLGGASTVNARLVLHFGMRALSFRALQGIITLSVIVLGIAVVTAGQPPLWSLTLYFLLTFFGIGILFGNLNALAMEPLGHIAGVGAAVVGSLSTFISLVLGTLIGQSYNGTVFPLIGGFSILSITAIGMMRWVETKRLLSQVN
- a CDS encoding cellulase family glycosylhydrolase → MKRNIQSTGKRILIGCVVILLLFGSVWLTRHRLQMALFNLTGEESLLPQISGTVQYLLTRLQPPLQTADHLPAQHAQVNPYGVNTFLQNEVEPAKREQAMRLIARAGFKWIRQEFTWEDIEIHGKGDFEDRRHQPYQSAWEKYDHIVDLAEKYDLNIMARLSNPPAWTRAMTDTVGAFAPPDNLRDYGDFVETVVTRYKGRIPAYQIWNEPNIYPEWGEYPINAKEYTALLKEGYTRVKAVDPNAIVVMGALAATIELDRVRRYNSDGWPISPGGLSDVLFLQQLYDAGAAPYFDVLAMQGYGLWSGPTDRRMQPRVLNFSRPLYIRDVMARNGDAHKSIWLSELGWNAVPPESGIPPVYGQVTLEQQGRYAALAYQRMQKEWPWAGVGFYWFFKQADEREKESNPQYYFRMVEPDFTPLPVYESIKQQTGQRPLMYRGWQQSDHWAVTYRGNWQPVSHRQAVFGNALAGQTGDTATFTFVGNRLDIVTIGRGLLQARVDSQPPVKINLNQKATPTKTNIVNALSRQPRQIRLEVIEGPVLIDGYIVNAYPDLALTGGGIAGVIILAVSIWVIGKRYATT
- a CDS encoding glycosyltransferase family 39 protein, which produces MGYRETLRNHLMRGERQRTRLARSFTLPLILLLAALLRFYQLAGQSLWADEGNSVALARRGFAEIVRRTAFDIHPPFYYWLLKIWTALFGSGEVALRSLSAVLGIGAVYLTWRLGCRLINERAGLIAAFLVAISPLSVYYSQETRMYMLLTFLGCLTVLLGLRLVDPPRPNRLMLAYIFTATAGLYTHYAYPVILIALNLAVLFYLIHPSPFALRRSQLPAWLGLQLIPLLFYLPWLPTAWRQLTTWPAAHIAISLREVLETISTTLLLGLSWPAAQGLLLTLILGLVLLIIPWPVRHGARVTSRLPYHSLLLLYLWFLLPISLTVIIFSPAFLKFLLVASPPLALLLALLIERTVSPPRPQAFSGDNTTAPRPAFPARYLIGGAFLLAISAASAVSLYHYYTHPAYARDNYRGLVNFVKAVGGPDDAVILHAEGQQDVFNYYFERDPQPLMPVYPLPRQRPPDKTATVNELQTIANNSQNIYAVYWATRQADPTGLIENWLNTNLYKATDQWYGNVRLVSYASPQQSLKDNLIPIDYRLGEHIRLTGYALSSTQPAPGEILQLALAWETETALAEPYTVFGQVLDPANHLVGQRDAPPLIPTSEWPVGESVPDAHGLFIEPGTPPGRHRLIVGLYHSETGRRLPVMAGGGTGGEQAPDFIELAEVEIIRRDTLLPPEAFNMQTPLNISLGQVTLLGYDLYKLGHRSTPKTPLHPGDPAHLVVYWLAHQPRPALKDSLTIQVVNNGGEPTPLSFTYPPAGVDYPNQKWTEGEIIRAQYDFFLRDLAPGIYRLRLTLDTTAATSPPVAVTQPFRVE
- a CDS encoding SH3 domain-containing protein, whose product is MNARQWSLAIVLILINYLIFATLFSRLLESDFNLNYATRTPIPTFTPAPAQPFIVVPTLTPPTPIPTPTATRVLSAPAVEDGAAPGENSSDSTASVPSSNQPSLVAPGAVNIRSGPGVNYGVIGTLNAGTAVSIVGRNADASWWQIEITTGIIGWVSDAVVSASNTGGVPVVETPPPPQPTTAEAQPAASNPSPKPQYQFEPTGWWDDGNQGLTRFYGNITDVNGNPVDGVFVRATCGDYATISYPSGPVGWGGYNESYDWPPGFYDITVDTKPVPCIWVLSIVETEDRKTVTAVLSEAIPVEVTMDKSIIVASWRKNW
- a CDS encoding ParA family protein is translated as MATIITVANQKGGVGKTTTVANLGAALAEKKQRVLLIDLDPQSALTTIVGLNSDELNETIYNVLVEHKAIQDIIFDIAPNLDIVPANIDLAAAEMELISAFGREFILKEKLEGLRPQYDYILIDSPPSLGLLTLNALTAGDEVIIPLQAEYLAMRGMRFLLEMIDRVQEKANPNLKIRGILGTMYKSRTIHSEEVMQEIKSIFGDKVFPVVIKSSIRFAEAPVAQLPIIEYEPDHEGAQAYRKLAEVIVNGEKAG